In Bacillus sp. KH172YL63, one genomic interval encodes:
- a CDS encoding replication-associated recombination protein A codes for MKPLAFKMRPRTIDEIIGQQHLVGEGKIIDRMVKAKQLSSMILYGPPGIGKTSIASAIAGSTKYRFKTLNAVTNNKKDIQIVAEEAKMSGKVILLLDEVHRLDKGKQDFLLPYLENGMITLIGATTSNPYHAINPAIRSRCQIFELKPLTTEEMKTALTRAIEDEDRGLGGYSLDVSDEAIGHFAGSSFGDVRSSLNALELAVLSTSPDENGVIHIDVGIAEECLQKKSFSHDKDGDAHYDVLSAFQKSIRGSDVNAALHYLGRLVEAGDLPSIARRLLVIAYEDIGLANPQAGPRTLAAVETAEKIGFPEARIPLSNAIIELCLSPKSNSAIMAIDLALADIRKGKSGEVPDHLKDAHYQGAKQLGRGVEYKYPHSFESGWVPQTYLPDKLKNAHYYTPKSTGKFEQAIAQVYEKINKQMK; via the coding sequence ATTAAACCACTTGCATTTAAGATGAGACCAAGGACCATTGATGAAATCATCGGGCAGCAGCATTTAGTCGGTGAAGGAAAGATCATAGACCGGATGGTGAAAGCGAAGCAGCTGTCATCGATGATCCTATATGGACCGCCCGGGATCGGAAAGACCTCCATCGCCAGCGCCATCGCCGGAAGCACGAAATACCGGTTCAAAACCTTGAACGCTGTCACGAATAATAAAAAAGATATACAGATCGTCGCAGAGGAAGCGAAGATGTCCGGTAAAGTAATCCTCCTCCTTGACGAGGTTCACCGGCTGGATAAAGGGAAGCAGGATTTTCTCCTCCCTTATTTGGAGAACGGCATGATCACCCTGATCGGGGCAACGACAAGCAACCCTTATCACGCCATCAACCCTGCCATCCGGAGCAGGTGCCAGATTTTCGAATTGAAGCCGCTGACCACCGAGGAAATGAAGACGGCGCTGACCAGGGCGATTGAAGATGAAGACCGTGGGCTCGGTGGATACTCCCTGGATGTGAGTGACGAAGCGATCGGACACTTCGCAGGCAGCAGCTTCGGGGATGTCAGAAGTTCACTGAATGCCCTTGAGCTTGCCGTATTGTCCACTTCCCCCGATGAAAACGGCGTGATCCATATCGATGTCGGTATTGCGGAAGAATGTCTTCAGAAAAAGAGCTTTTCGCATGATAAGGACGGGGATGCTCATTATGATGTGCTGAGTGCTTTCCAGAAATCGATCCGGGGCAGTGATGTGAACGCAGCCCTTCATTATCTCGGAAGGCTCGTCGAAGCCGGTGACCTCCCAAGCATCGCCCGCAGATTGCTGGTGATCGCTTATGAAGATATCGGACTCGCCAACCCGCAGGCCGGGCCGAGGACATTGGCAGCAGTTGAAACCGCCGAGAAAATCGGGTTCCCCGAAGCAAGGATCCCCCTTTCAAACGCGATCATTGAGCTGTGTTTGTCACCTAAGTCCAACTCTGCAATCATGGCGATCGACCTTGCCCTTGCAGATATCCGCAAAGGAAAGAGCGGTGAAGTGCCGGATCACCTGAAAGATGCTCATTATCAGGGCGCGAAACAGCTGGGCAGGGGCGTCGAGTACAAGTACCCTCACAGCTTTGAATCGGGATGGGTGCCGCAAACCTATTTGCCCGACAAATTAAAGAACGCTCACTATTACACCCCGAAATCGACCGGAAAGTTCGAGCAGGCGATCGCCCAGGTGTATGAGAAGATCAATAAGCAGATGAAATAA
- a CDS encoding protein-glutamine gamma-glutamyltransferase → MIVISNELPLKTLPDLTPVEEIIFQTLKGSPTDYRYQHLGELKYELKIRERIISNAKALNESDAKFSAFEHSTFNTAYWDKTPYGYRLKESKRPSDGIEDIFTNSSAYSFECVTSIVLIYYKSILDTIRTSSFNELFSPLLVWGHHYDDDMGMVTYEGLDYIPGDVYYFYNPDFEDPIWMGENSVFLKENEYFGHGVGVVSHDEMIDALNTLRKKDAKESAYLLNQVTRLKFSELYRFT, encoded by the coding sequence ATGATTGTGATCAGCAATGAACTCCCCCTTAAAACGCTCCCGGATTTGACCCCTGTTGAAGAAATCATTTTTCAAACATTGAAGGGAAGCCCTACCGACTATCGCTATCAGCATCTCGGCGAGCTCAAGTATGAACTGAAAATAAGAGAGAGAATCATCAGCAATGCAAAAGCATTGAATGAAAGTGACGCTAAATTCTCCGCTTTCGAGCACTCAACCTTCAATACAGCATATTGGGATAAGACCCCCTACGGTTATAGACTGAAGGAATCAAAGCGCCCTTCAGACGGGATAGAGGATATTTTCACAAACAGCTCGGCCTACAGCTTCGAATGCGTCACAAGCATCGTCTTGATCTATTACAAATCCATCCTCGATACGATCAGGACTTCTTCATTCAACGAACTGTTTTCTCCGCTGCTTGTGTGGGGCCATCATTATGATGATGACATGGGGATGGTCACGTATGAAGGTCTTGATTACATCCCTGGGGACGTATATTATTTCTACAATCCTGATTTCGAGGATCCGATCTGGATGGGGGAAAACTCTGTTTTCTTGAAAGAAAATGAGTACTTCGGCCATGGGGTCGGCGTCGTCTCCCATGATGAAATGATCGATGCGCTGAATACACTCAGGAAAAAAGATGCAAAAGAGTCAGCCTATCTCCTCAATCAAGTGACAAGACTGAAGTTCTCTGAATTGTATCGATTCACATAA
- a CDS encoding ABC transporter permease, translated as MLSLIRNEWTKIFKRVGTYVMLGLLILIIGVTAAFSKYDDGKTKEMENWKQELSSQVEAEKQRLEQAPDMNKFIKKDAERRIALNEYRIENDIAPTVKETAWTYVETNANIVLVVGLFAIIVAAGIVAGEFSWGTIKLLLIRPISRTKILLSKYITVILYGMSMLLLLFILSVVLGLLLFGGTDQSTHLAYVDGQVVEQHIIGYLIKTYLLQTINIVMMATMAFMISAVFRSSSLAIGISLFLLFVGGNATTLLAMKFDWAKYSLFANTDLTQYTGFTSPLVDSMTMGFSITMLIIYFIIFQLLAFIVFNKRDVAA; from the coding sequence ATGCTTAGTCTCATAAGGAACGAATGGACAAAAATCTTCAAACGTGTCGGTACATATGTCATGCTGGGTCTGCTTATTCTCATCATTGGGGTGACAGCTGCGTTTTCAAAGTATGATGATGGGAAAACAAAAGAAATGGAGAACTGGAAGCAGGAACTCTCTTCGCAGGTAGAAGCAGAGAAGCAAAGGCTGGAGCAAGCTCCGGATATGAATAAATTCATCAAAAAAGATGCTGAAAGAAGAATTGCATTGAATGAATATCGGATTGAAAACGATATCGCGCCAACCGTAAAGGAGACAGCCTGGACATACGTTGAAACGAACGCCAATATCGTGTTGGTTGTCGGATTGTTTGCCATCATCGTGGCAGCGGGCATTGTCGCAGGTGAGTTTAGCTGGGGCACCATCAAATTATTGCTTATCCGCCCGATTTCAAGAACCAAAATCCTGCTCTCTAAATATATCACTGTCATTTTGTATGGCATGAGTATGCTGTTATTATTATTTATTCTGTCAGTAGTGTTGGGACTCTTATTGTTCGGCGGAACCGATCAATCCACTCACCTGGCGTACGTGGATGGACAAGTGGTGGAACAGCACATCATCGGGTACCTGATCAAAACTTATTTATTGCAAACGATCAATATTGTGATGATGGCTACGATGGCCTTCATGATTTCTGCTGTGTTCAGAAGCAGCTCACTGGCTATCGGGATTTCACTATTTCTCCTGTTCGTCGGTGGGAATGCGACGACTTTATTGGCAATGAAATTCGACTGGGCCAAATACAGCCTGTTTGCCAATACAGACCTGACGCAATATACAGGCTTCACGTCGCCACTCGTTGACAGTATGACGATGGGCTTCTCCATCACCATGCTGATCATCTACTTCATCATCTTCCAGCTGCTTGCTTTCATCGTCTTCAACAAACGGGACGTTGCAGCATAA
- a CDS encoding ABC transporter ATP-binding protein: MKAIAQLQGVSKIIKGKTIIDQLTFDVYEGEVFGFLGPNGAGKTTTIRMIVGLMNISKGDILISGKSIKKDFEGAIKDVGAIVENPELYKFMSGYQNLKHFARMQKGITEERMKEVIELVGLKDRIHDKVKTYSLGMRQRLGLAQCLLHKPKLLILDEPTNGLDPAGIREIRAYIRKLAEEEGMAVIVSSHLLSEMEMMCDRIAIIQSGKLVEVQQVRDFVEGSEQVYHLEVNDADKLKAALTALDPEIKFEIKGTDIQAALLKEQVPDVIRALVEADIEIYSVMPVAKTLEDRFLEITNDKGEVVHA, translated from the coding sequence ATGAAAGCTATTGCACAACTACAAGGCGTCTCGAAAATCATCAAAGGCAAGACGATCATCGATCAGTTGACATTTGATGTATATGAAGGGGAAGTATTCGGATTCCTCGGCCCTAACGGTGCCGGTAAGACGACGACGATCCGAATGATCGTCGGCTTGATGAATATTTCAAAAGGTGACATCCTGATTTCGGGAAAAAGCATCAAGAAAGATTTCGAAGGTGCCATCAAGGATGTCGGTGCCATTGTTGAAAATCCTGAGCTTTATAAGTTCATGTCAGGCTATCAAAATCTTAAACATTTCGCCCGCATGCAAAAAGGGATCACTGAAGAAAGAATGAAAGAAGTCATCGAGCTTGTCGGGTTAAAGGACCGGATCCATGATAAGGTGAAAACCTATTCCCTTGGGATGAGACAACGTCTCGGGCTTGCTCAATGCCTGCTTCATAAGCCGAAGCTCCTCATTCTCGACGAACCTACAAATGGACTGGACCCTGCCGGTATCCGTGAGATCCGTGCATATATCAGAAAGCTTGCAGAGGAAGAAGGCATGGCAGTCATCGTGTCGAGTCACTTGCTATCCGAAATGGAAATGATGTGTGACCGGATCGCGATCATTCAATCCGGTAAGCTTGTGGAAGTCCAACAGGTCCGTGATTTCGTTGAAGGATCAGAACAAGTGTATCACCTGGAAGTCAATGATGCTGACAAACTGAAAGCAGCCCTGACTGCATTGGATCCGGAAATCAAATTCGAAATAAAAGGCACTGACATACAGGCTGCCCTTCTCAAAGAACAAGTGCCGGATGTCATCCGTGCTCTAGTGGAAGCTGATATCGAAATCTACAGCGTCATGCCTGTCGCGAAAACATTGGAAGACAGATTCCTTGAAATCACAAACGATAAAGGAGAGGTCGTGCATGCTTAG
- a CDS encoding ABC transporter ATP-binding protein translates to MVVEFKHVTKKYGNEAALRNTSLHFEKGKIYGLLGPNGSGKSTTLKMIAGLVLPNTGSVTMNGERVTRKFASAVAYLTELDMFYDAFTVEGMIRFYASQFPDFDRERSLELLDFMALDRDKKIKHLSKGNRGRLKLVLALSRNTEVLLLDEPFSGLDPMVRDSIVKGLLSYIDFGNQTVIIATHEIDEIEGILDEAYIIQNGEVKGHCDVEELRESEGLSVLQWLKQTTKSEGKMK, encoded by the coding sequence GTGGTTGTGGAATTCAAACATGTGACAAAGAAGTACGGCAATGAAGCAGCCTTGCGTAACACATCCCTCCATTTTGAAAAAGGCAAGATTTATGGCCTGCTTGGTCCAAACGGCAGCGGAAAGTCGACAACGTTAAAGATGATTGCGGGACTTGTTCTTCCGAATACCGGATCTGTAACGATGAACGGGGAGCGTGTCACCCGGAAGTTTGCCAGTGCTGTAGCCTATTTAACAGAGCTGGATATGTTTTATGACGCTTTTACAGTGGAAGGGATGATCCGATTCTACGCCTCTCAGTTCCCTGATTTTGATCGGGAGAGATCCCTGGAATTGCTGGATTTCATGGCGCTCGACAGGGATAAGAAGATCAAGCATTTATCTAAAGGGAACCGGGGGAGATTGAAGCTCGTCCTCGCCCTGTCCCGGAACACGGAAGTCCTTCTCCTCGATGAGCCGTTTTCAGGACTGGATCCGATGGTACGGGATTCGATTGTGAAGGGGCTCTTGTCTTATATCGATTTTGGGAACCAGACGGTGATCATCGCCACCCATGAAATTGATGAGATCGAAGGAATCCTGGATGAAGCCTATATCATCCAGAATGGGGAAGTGAAAGGCCACTGTGACGTGGAAGAACTCAGGGAGTCAGAAGGTCTGTCCGTCCTTCAATGGCTGAAACAAACGACAAAATCAGAAGGGAAGATGAAATGA
- a CDS encoding GntR family transcriptional regulator yields the protein MTEEYAASKPIYVQIADRIIRRIVRKELSPGDKLPSVREMAVQSGVNPNTIQRTYSELERMDIVETKRGQGTFVTEREEILSVINEKVQAEVIQSFINNMEELGLTKAEMIQGVKKYLNKREGE from the coding sequence ATGACGGAAGAATATGCTGCATCCAAGCCGATTTACGTCCAAATAGCAGACCGGATCATCAGGAGAATCGTCAGGAAGGAATTATCCCCCGGAGATAAACTGCCTTCTGTCAGGGAAATGGCCGTACAATCCGGGGTGAATCCGAATACCATTCAACGTACTTACAGTGAACTGGAGAGGATGGACATTGTGGAGACGAAAAGAGGTCAAGGGACATTTGTGACTGAAAGGGAAGAGATTCTTTCGGTGATAAATGAAAAAGTGCAGGCTGAGGTCATCCAGTCATTCATTAATAATATGGAAGAACTTGGATTGACGAAGGCGGAAATGATTCAAGGCGTAAAGAAATATTTGAATAAGAGGGAGGGGGAATAG